A single region of the Thermoleophilum album genome encodes:
- a CDS encoding aldo/keto reductase — translation MAVELAPLAVGSWSGGRYMNFGVPVAEERLVRLLAPDPAIRTVVTADVYGQGAADELVGRALREGVGADVRIVAAVGHDFYSGSRAGAKGFPRFTDPALRRPDQYGSYLRMATERVLERLGVDRVDVLLLHNPDRTGYTSEVVWGELARLRDEGLCSALGVAPGPANGFTLDLISCFERFGDLVEWAMIILNPLEPWPGQLCLAAARAHGVRLIARVVDHGGLFWGDVRPGHPFPERDHRTFRPAGWVEAGLERIERMRPIAERHGLTPIQLAVSWVLAQEPVACAVPTLIQEPGPDARPIEEKRAELAATPLPVGLSAAEVAEIARIGDNRNCMPLKGASPDHEGPARADSWPLEPSDRDVARRWGIDPERDLAFAA, via the coding sequence GTGGCTGTCGAGCTCGCACCTCTGGCTGTCGGATCCTGGAGCGGCGGCCGCTACATGAACTTCGGCGTCCCGGTGGCAGAAGAGCGCTTGGTGCGGCTGCTGGCGCCCGATCCAGCGATCCGGACAGTAGTCACCGCCGACGTCTACGGACAAGGAGCGGCCGACGAGCTGGTCGGTCGCGCCCTGCGCGAAGGCGTCGGCGCCGACGTGCGTATCGTCGCCGCTGTCGGGCACGACTTTTACAGCGGTAGCCGGGCCGGTGCCAAGGGTTTCCCGCGTTTCACCGATCCAGCACTGCGCCGGCCCGACCAGTACGGCTCGTACCTGCGAATGGCCACCGAGCGCGTCCTCGAACGCCTGGGCGTCGATCGCGTCGACGTTCTCCTACTCCACAACCCCGATCGCACCGGCTACACAAGCGAGGTTGTGTGGGGTGAGCTGGCACGGCTCCGCGACGAGGGGCTCTGCTCGGCGCTCGGTGTCGCGCCCGGCCCGGCCAACGGGTTCACGCTCGACCTGATCAGCTGTTTCGAGCGCTTCGGCGATCTCGTCGAGTGGGCGATGATCATCCTCAATCCGCTCGAGCCCTGGCCCGGGCAGCTGTGTCTCGCCGCGGCGCGAGCCCACGGTGTGCGGTTGATCGCCCGAGTTGTCGACCACGGCGGGCTCTTCTGGGGCGATGTGCGTCCCGGCCACCCCTTCCCCGAGCGCGACCACCGCACCTTCCGTCCCGCGGGCTGGGTGGAGGCGGGACTCGAGCGGATCGAGCGCATGCGGCCGATCGCCGAGCGCCACGGCCTCACGCCGATTCAGCTCGCTGTCTCGTGGGTGCTTGCCCAGGAGCCGGTGGCCTGCGCCGTGCCGACCCTGATCCAAGAGCCCGGGCCCGACGCACGACCGATCGAGGAAAAGCGCGCCGAGCTCGCAGCGACACCGCTGCCGGTTGGCTTGTCGGCCGCGGAGGTGGCGGAGATAGCCCGGATCGGCGACAACCGCAACTGCATGCCGCTCAAGGGTGCCTCGCCTGACCACGAGGGCCCGGCGCGCGCCGACAGCTGGCCGCTCGAGCCGTCCGACCGCGACGTCGCGCGCCGCTGGGGCATCGACCCCGAGCGCGACCTCGCGTTCGCCGCCTAG
- a CDS encoding phosphotransferase produces MSVWRKTGSTRFRAEARLAALAARAGAGPPVSAVDARSGTISLRRLRGPTLDALWRSAGDGAGAELLAAFAALGGALARVHALRAPRRETAAQHPAELAAPTVECLASLGDLAVEMLAEWHRDRELLSGLEALAARGASARALVHGDLTLDNVIVVAGGRGRSRPAVAIVDWELAGAGDPAVDLATVEADLVARWIATVEPRPGEEAETWLGRGEPTRARVLAAARAFRHGYGRPQRTLDDVRMLGAALLVRALAVACDSHRRAGFVAALVARAGRTLLVDPERGAQVLFADTSAAVVP; encoded by the coding sequence ATGTCGGTGTGGCGCAAGACCGGCTCGACGCGCTTTCGTGCGGAGGCGCGGCTCGCCGCCCTCGCGGCGCGAGCGGGCGCGGGCCCGCCTGTCTCGGCAGTCGATGCGCGATCGGGCACGATCTCTTTGCGCCGCCTACGTGGCCCCACGCTCGACGCGCTCTGGCGTTCCGCTGGTGACGGCGCTGGTGCCGAGCTGCTCGCCGCCTTCGCCGCACTCGGTGGCGCTCTTGCGCGCGTCCATGCGTTGCGTGCGCCGCGCCGCGAGACCGCCGCCCAACACCCGGCCGAGCTCGCTGCACCGACCGTCGAGTGTCTCGCCTCGCTAGGCGATCTGGCGGTGGAGATGCTCGCCGAGTGGCACCGCGACAGGGAGCTGCTCTCCGGCCTCGAAGCGCTCGCCGCACGCGGCGCCTCGGCGAGGGCCCTCGTCCACGGCGACCTCACGCTCGATAACGTCATCGTGGTTGCAGGCGGTCGCGGCCGTTCCCGCCCTGCGGTCGCGATCGTGGACTGGGAGCTAGCCGGGGCAGGAGATCCCGCCGTCGACCTCGCGACGGTCGAGGCCGATCTCGTCGCACGCTGGATCGCCACTGTCGAACCGCGACCGGGCGAAGAGGCCGAGACGTGGCTCGGCCGCGGCGAACCGACACGAGCGCGCGTCCTCGCCGCAGCGCGTGCGTTTCGCCACGGCTACGGGCGCCCCCAGCGTACGCTTGACGACGTGCGCATGCTCGGCGCGGCGCTGCTCGTGCGGGCGCTCGCTGTCGCTTGTGACAGCCACCGCCGCGCCGGTTTCGTCGCCGCGCTCGTGGCGCGCGCCGGGCGCACACTCCTCGTCGATCCTGAACGCGGAGCGCAAGTCCTGTTCGCCGACACGAGCGCGGCAGTGGTGCCATGA
- a CDS encoding HAMP domain-containing sensor histidine kinase, whose translation MRGAEPAPGDASSRRRTPSLFRRVFAIVAAVLLIDAAVFAFGPESRGVGDALSSLAGFVLVLVVVYWLMRRAFAPLRTLAQETAQISSLVPGKRVTEGAAVREVAALQTAFNAMLERLEEAQRASARAQLDAQEEERRRVARELHDEIGQGLTTALLLLRHEREGADPQVRDRLDEARAVLKDTLHGVRRILAELRPESLEELGLGSALMNLARRVTAASGIEVRVDLPPTVPRLPRDVELVVFRTAQEALTNVLKHSEARSATVTLDVDDSGVRLQVDDDGRGIAPGASGRGTVGMAERAFAIGGWLTVSARPDGPGTRVVLTVPRERAKPVDGGDGGSCSEADSASGTDSAALARGANSQPLRPAEVRS comes from the coding sequence GTGAGAGGCGCCGAACCTGCCCCCGGCGACGCGTCGTCCCGGAGGCGAACGCCGAGCCTTTTCCGCCGCGTTTTCGCGATCGTGGCGGCCGTCCTTCTGATAGATGCGGCCGTGTTCGCCTTCGGCCCGGAGTCGCGCGGTGTCGGAGACGCGCTGTCGTCGCTCGCCGGATTCGTGCTCGTCTTGGTTGTCGTCTACTGGTTGATGCGCCGCGCATTCGCCCCGCTGCGCACGCTCGCTCAGGAGACCGCACAGATCTCGAGCCTGGTTCCGGGTAAACGCGTGACCGAAGGGGCTGCGGTGCGCGAGGTCGCGGCGCTCCAGACCGCTTTCAACGCGATGCTCGAGAGGCTCGAGGAGGCACAGCGAGCCAGTGCTCGCGCCCAGCTCGACGCTCAAGAGGAGGAGCGTCGCCGCGTAGCGCGCGAGCTCCACGACGAGATCGGCCAAGGCTTGACCACTGCTCTGCTGCTACTCCGCCACGAGCGGGAAGGCGCCGATCCCCAGGTGCGCGACCGGCTCGACGAGGCGCGCGCAGTGCTCAAGGACACGCTCCACGGCGTGCGCAGGATCCTCGCCGAGCTGCGTCCGGAGTCACTCGAGGAGCTCGGGCTCGGCAGCGCTCTGATGAACCTCGCTCGCCGCGTGACAGCAGCTTCCGGCATCGAAGTTCGTGTCGACCTGCCGCCGACAGTTCCGCGACTCCCCCGCGACGTCGAGCTGGTCGTGTTCCGGACAGCGCAGGAGGCGCTCACGAACGTGTTAAAGCACTCCGAAGCGCGTTCCGCGACAGTGACCCTCGACGTCGACGACAGCGGTGTACGTCTCCAGGTCGACGACGACGGGCGCGGCATCGCGCCGGGCGCCAGCGGCCGTGGCACGGTTGGTATGGCCGAGCGTGCATTCGCGATCGGCGGCTGGTTGACGGTGAGCGCGCGTCCCGATGGACCCGGCACCCGCGTCGTGCTGACGGTGCCGCGTGAGCGAGCGAAGCCCGTCGACGGCGGCGACGGCGGCAGCTGCAGCGAGGCCGACAGCGCCAGCGGGACCGACAGCGCGGCGCTGGCGCGCGGTGCGAATTCGCAGCCATTGCGGCCGGCGGAGGTGCGGTCGTGA
- a CDS encoding response regulator transcription factor, with the protein MSGAGGGNGSIRILLADDHTLVRRGLRLVLESQPDLAVVAEAGDGREALDLALREEIDVAILDVAMPRLTGLQVAWELSRQRPQVRCLMLSMHDNEQFFFEALRAGASGYVRKVDADDELVEACRAVARGEPFFFPDGVSALVRHYVEAAREGRLGDDDPLTTRETEVVKLIAEGHTTREIARLLGISEHTVDRHRANVAEKLGLRDRVAITRYAIRRGLVQP; encoded by the coding sequence GTGAGCGGCGCGGGCGGCGGCAACGGGAGTATCCGCATCTTGCTCGCCGACGACCACACGCTTGTCCGGCGGGGGCTGCGGCTGGTGCTCGAATCGCAGCCCGATCTCGCCGTTGTCGCCGAAGCCGGCGACGGGCGCGAAGCGCTCGACCTCGCCCTGCGCGAAGAGATCGATGTCGCGATCCTGGACGTCGCGATGCCGCGTCTTACGGGCCTCCAGGTCGCCTGGGAGCTCAGCCGCCAGCGTCCCCAGGTGCGCTGCCTGATGCTGTCGATGCACGACAACGAGCAGTTCTTCTTCGAGGCCCTGCGCGCCGGCGCCAGCGGCTACGTGCGCAAGGTCGACGCCGACGACGAGCTCGTGGAGGCGTGCCGCGCGGTCGCTCGCGGCGAACCGTTCTTCTTCCCCGACGGCGTCAGTGCGCTCGTGCGCCACTACGTGGAAGCGGCACGCGAAGGGCGTCTCGGTGACGACGACCCGCTGACGACGCGCGAGACCGAGGTCGTGAAACTGATCGCCGAGGGGCACACGACGCGCGAGATCGCACGGCTACTAGGGATCAGCGAACACACGGTCGACCGTCACAGGGCCAACGTCGCGGAGAAGCTCGGTCTTCGTGATCGCGTGGCGATCACCCGCTACGCGATTCGCCGCGGACTCGTACAGCCCTGA
- a CDS encoding acyl-CoA dehydrogenase family protein, protein MVDFTLTDEQKEIQRLAHEFAEKEIRPKAWDYDRDATWPQDIIEKAFEVGLMNSHIPEEYGGPGLDYLTGCLIEEELGWGCSGIGTSLMCNGLASAPVLIAGSEEIKKKYLGMLTEEPKLASFCLTEPDAGSDVSSMRTTAVKKGDHYVINGTKCFITNGSHASWYTVYAKTDKDAGHRGISAFVVPRDADGVVVDKKEDKLGQRASDTAMISFHDVAVPAKNLLGEENKGFKLAMMTLDRTRPGVAAMAVGIARAAFEFAVEYAKERIQFGVPIAMHQAIQFMIADMATKVEAARLLTWKAASLLDQGKRNTLVASHAKRFAADSAMEVTVDAVQVYGGYGFIKEYPVEKLMRDAKIMQLYEGTSQIQRLVIAREVLMPRRIEEPQREPAAASA, encoded by the coding sequence GTGGTCGACTTCACCCTCACCGACGAGCAGAAGGAAATCCAGCGTCTAGCGCACGAGTTCGCCGAGAAGGAGATCCGGCCGAAGGCCTGGGACTACGACCGGGACGCCACCTGGCCGCAGGACATCATCGAAAAGGCCTTCGAGGTCGGGCTCATGAACTCCCACATTCCCGAGGAGTACGGCGGTCCCGGGCTCGACTACCTCACCGGCTGCTTGATCGAAGAGGAGCTGGGGTGGGGTTGCTCGGGCATCGGCACCTCGCTGATGTGCAACGGCCTGGCCAGCGCGCCGGTGCTGATCGCCGGCTCTGAGGAGATCAAGAAGAAGTACCTCGGGATGCTCACCGAGGAGCCGAAGCTGGCTTCGTTCTGCCTCACCGAGCCTGACGCCGGCTCCGACGTGTCGTCGATGCGCACGACGGCCGTTAAGAAGGGCGACCACTACGTCATCAACGGCACCAAGTGCTTCATCACGAACGGGTCGCACGCGTCCTGGTACACGGTCTACGCCAAGACCGACAAGGACGCCGGCCACCGCGGCATCTCGGCGTTCGTCGTGCCGCGTGACGCCGACGGCGTCGTCGTCGACAAGAAGGAGGACAAGCTCGGCCAGCGCGCCTCCGACACGGCGATGATTTCGTTCCACGACGTCGCCGTGCCGGCCAAGAACCTCCTGGGTGAGGAGAACAAGGGCTTCAAGCTGGCGATGATGACGCTCGACCGTACGCGTCCGGGGGTCGCGGCGATGGCGGTCGGCATCGCCCGCGCGGCCTTCGAGTTCGCGGTCGAGTACGCCAAGGAGCGCATCCAGTTCGGCGTGCCGATCGCGATGCACCAGGCGATCCAGTTCATGATCGCCGACATGGCGACGAAGGTCGAGGCGGCGCGACTGCTCACCTGGAAGGCGGCGTCGCTCCTCGACCAGGGCAAGCGCAACACGCTCGTCGCCTCACACGCCAAGCGCTTCGCCGCTGACTCGGCGATGGAGGTGACCGTCGACGCCGTCCAGGTGTACGGCGGTTACGGCTTCATCAAGGAGTACCCGGTCGAGAAGCTGATGCGCGACGCGAAGATCATGCAGCTCTACGAGGGCACGTCCCAGATCCAGCGGCTCGTGATCGCTCGAGAGGTGCTGATGCCGCGGCGCATCGAGGAGCCACAGCGCGAGCCGGCCGCAGCCTCGGCCTGA